From the Musa acuminata AAA Group cultivar baxijiao chromosome BXJ1-2, Cavendish_Baxijiao_AAA, whole genome shotgun sequence genome, one window contains:
- the LOC103969521 gene encoding pentatricopeptide repeat-containing protein At4g14170 isoform X2, translating to MRFPRHGLLPVPLLTRPPPPSSSFSSYSIPWDPVASAVHDGILRARSFAHTKQAHAQAAASGVLPRHLPSAAAILLAYADHGDPAASLRLFDDSPLRLRGAFLWNALVRALSSAAGLHSAALSAYNGMLRAGVRPDNRTFPFALTAAAAAAGDDARKGREIHGSVIKVFGEMLHRDVVSWNSLISMFSSNGLYSDAVSLLLELKRSDLSVNSVSLISALPACAALQDEDCGKGIHGLAIKAGLDLVVTVGNAFIDMYGKCGDSDASMRAFQSMQEKNDVSWNSVIGSLVHAGLYEDALEKFKEMLAIKVKPNSITISSLLPALVELGCFDLGKEIHGYIIRNYMYSDVFVANSLVDMYAKSGCWNKGSDIFYRMDNWNVVSWNAMIANFAQNGAELEAIGLVKEMQDCGEFPNSVTYTNVLPACARIASLVKGKEIHARSIRVCSNCDLFVSNALIDMYVKCGRFDLAQNVFNVSQRDQVSYNTLIVGYSESPLCSEALDLFLDMRSVGIEYDVVSIVGALSACGNLSALKQGKEIHCLSMRKLFDTHLFVANSLIDLYTKCGRIALGKKIFDRISNKDVASWNAMILGYGMQGELEAAINLFDLMKDEGLEYDHVSYIAVLSACSHAGLVERGKRYFNQMLAQNIRPTQMHYACMVDLLGRAGLMTEAADLVRSMPFEADSNVWGALLGACRIHGNIELAQLAAEHLFKLKPGHCGYYILLSNMYAEAGRWNEADQVRALMKSRKVKKNPGCSWVQIGNKLHAFLVGEGSQGSELDLCYNELVESERMSSAYL from the exons ATGCGCTTCCCCCGTCATGGGCTTCTCCCTGTCCCCCTCCTCACGCGACCTCCGCCGCCCTCCAGCTCCTTCTCCTCTTACTCCATCCCGTGGGATCCCGTCGCTTCCGCCGTCCACGATGGCATCCTGCGAGCTCGGTCCTTTGCCCACACGAAGCAGGCTCATGCCCAGGCCGCCGCTTCCGGCGTCCTCCCCCGCCACCTTCCCTCCGCCGCCGCCATCCTCCTCGCCTACGCCGACCACGGTGACCCCGCTGCCTCCCTCCGCCTCTTTGACGACAGCCCCCTCAGACTCCGCGGTGCCTTCCTCTGGAACGCCCTCGTTCGCGCCCTCTCTTCCGCTGCCGGTCTTCACTCCGCCGCTCTCTCCGCCTACAATGGCATGCTGCGCGCCGGCGTCAGACCCGACAATCGCACCTTCCCCTTCGCCCTtacagccgccgccgccgcggctgGTGATGACGCCCGGAAAGGCCGAGAGATTCATGGATCGGTGATCAAG GTGTTTGGCGAAATGCTGCATAGAGACGTTGTTTCATGGAACTCACTCATTTCAATGTTTTCATCGAATGGTTTATACTCGGATGCAGTAAGCTTGCTGCTGGAGTTAAAGAGGAGCGACCTTTCAGTGAATTCTGTGAGTCTGATCAGTGCTCTCCCTGCATGTGCTGCACTGCAAGATGAGGATTGTGGAAAGGGAATTCATGGTCTTGCGATAAAGGCTGGTCTGGATTTGGTAGTCACAGTCGGTAATGCATTCATTGATATGTATGGGAAGTGTGGGGACTCAGATGCCTCGATGCGAGCTTTTCAGAGCATGCAGGAAAAGAATGATGTTTCTTGGAACTCTGTTATTGGCAGCCTTGTTCATGCTGGTCTCTATGAGGATGCTTTGGAGAAATTTAAAGAAATGCTAGCAATTAAGGTGAAGCCAAACTCAATCACCATATCAAGTCTTTTACCAGCATTGGTTGAGTTGGGCTGTTTTGATTTGGGGAAAGAGATTCATGGGTATATTATAAGAAACTACATGTATTCTGATGTCTTTGTTGCTAATTCTCTAGTGGACATGTACGCAAAGTCTGGATGTTGGAATAAGGGGTCAGATATTTTCTATAGAATGGATAATTGGAATGTGGTTTCTTGGAATGCAATGATTGCAAATTTTGCGCAGAATGGAGCTGAGTTGGAAGCCATAGGGCTTGTTAAGGAGATGCAGGATTGTGGGGAATTCCCCAATTCGGTTACATACACAAATGTTCTTCCAGCATGTGCTAGAATTGCTTCACTGGTGAAGGGTAAGGAAATTCATGCGAGGTCAATCCGTGTGTGTTCTAATTGTGACTTATTTGTTTCAAATGCTTTGattgatatgtatgtgaaatgtGGAAGGTTTGATCTTGCTCAAAATGTTTTTAATGTATCACAGAGAGATCAAGTGTCTTACAATACCTTAATAGTAGGGTACTCTGAGAGTCCATTGTGTTCAGAAGCTTTGGATTTGTTCCTGGACATGCGATCTGTAGGAATTGAGTACGATGTTGTTTCCATTGTGGGTGCCTTATCTGCATGCGGTAATCTATCTGCACTCAAGCAAGGAAAGGAGATACACTGCTTGTCCATGAGAAAATTGTTCGACACCCATCTCTTTGTGGCAAACTCATTAATAGACTTGTACACTAAATGCGGAAGGATTGCTCTTGGTAAGAAGATCTTTGATAGAATATCAAACAAGGATGTGGCCTCATGGAATGCTATGATCTTAGGGTATGGAATGCAAGGAGAACTGGAAGCTGCAATTAATTTGTTTGATTTGATGAAAGATGAAGGTTTGGAATATGACCATGTTTCTTACATTGCAGTCTTATCAGCGTGTAGCCATGCTGGGCTTGTTGAGAGAGGAAAGAGATATTTCAACCAAATGCTAGCTCAAAACATTAGGCCAACACAGATGCACTATGCTTGCATGGTCGATCTTCTAGGGAGAGCTGGACTGATGACAGAAGCTGCAGATTTAGTAAGAAGCATGCCCTTTGAAGCAGATTCCAATGTTTGGGGTGCATTGCTTGGCGCATGTCGCATCCATGGAAATATTGAGTTAGCTCAGTTGGCAGCAGAACATTTGTTTAAGTTAAAGCCAGGGCACTGTGGATACTATATTTTGCTTTCCAATATGTATGCTGAGGCGGGGAGATGGAATGAAGCAGATCAGGTCAGAGCACTGATGAAATCTAGGAAGGTGAAGAAGAATCCAGGGTGCAGCTGGGTACAGATTGGTAATAAGCTACATGCCTTTTTAGTGGGAGAAGGATCACAGGGTTCTGAGTTAGACCTATGTTATAATGAACTGGTTGAAAGTGAGAGGATGAGTTCAGCATATCTTTAG
- the LOC103969521 gene encoding pentatricopeptide repeat-containing protein At4g14170 isoform X1, with the protein MRFPRHGLLPVPLLTRPPPPSSSFSSYSIPWDPVASAVHDGILRARSFAHTKQAHAQAAASGVLPRHLPSAAAILLAYADHGDPAASLRLFDDSPLRLRGAFLWNALVRALSSAAGLHSAALSAYNGMLRAGVRPDNRTFPFALTAAAAAAGDDARKGREIHGSVIKVGFFYDVFVGNTLLAFYGILGDLLAAKQVFGEMLHRDVVSWNSLISMFSSNGLYSDAVSLLLELKRSDLSVNSVSLISALPACAALQDEDCGKGIHGLAIKAGLDLVVTVGNAFIDMYGKCGDSDASMRAFQSMQEKNDVSWNSVIGSLVHAGLYEDALEKFKEMLAIKVKPNSITISSLLPALVELGCFDLGKEIHGYIIRNYMYSDVFVANSLVDMYAKSGCWNKGSDIFYRMDNWNVVSWNAMIANFAQNGAELEAIGLVKEMQDCGEFPNSVTYTNVLPACARIASLVKGKEIHARSIRVCSNCDLFVSNALIDMYVKCGRFDLAQNVFNVSQRDQVSYNTLIVGYSESPLCSEALDLFLDMRSVGIEYDVVSIVGALSACGNLSALKQGKEIHCLSMRKLFDTHLFVANSLIDLYTKCGRIALGKKIFDRISNKDVASWNAMILGYGMQGELEAAINLFDLMKDEGLEYDHVSYIAVLSACSHAGLVERGKRYFNQMLAQNIRPTQMHYACMVDLLGRAGLMTEAADLVRSMPFEADSNVWGALLGACRIHGNIELAQLAAEHLFKLKPGHCGYYILLSNMYAEAGRWNEADQVRALMKSRKVKKNPGCSWVQIGNKLHAFLVGEGSQGSELDLCYNELVESERMSSAYL; encoded by the coding sequence ATGCGCTTCCCCCGTCATGGGCTTCTCCCTGTCCCCCTCCTCACGCGACCTCCGCCGCCCTCCAGCTCCTTCTCCTCTTACTCCATCCCGTGGGATCCCGTCGCTTCCGCCGTCCACGATGGCATCCTGCGAGCTCGGTCCTTTGCCCACACGAAGCAGGCTCATGCCCAGGCCGCCGCTTCCGGCGTCCTCCCCCGCCACCTTCCCTCCGCCGCCGCCATCCTCCTCGCCTACGCCGACCACGGTGACCCCGCTGCCTCCCTCCGCCTCTTTGACGACAGCCCCCTCAGACTCCGCGGTGCCTTCCTCTGGAACGCCCTCGTTCGCGCCCTCTCTTCCGCTGCCGGTCTTCACTCCGCCGCTCTCTCCGCCTACAATGGCATGCTGCGCGCCGGCGTCAGACCCGACAATCGCACCTTCCCCTTCGCCCTtacagccgccgccgccgcggctgGTGATGACGCCCGGAAAGGCCGAGAGATTCATGGATCGGTGATCAAGGTTGGATTTTTTTATGACGTCTTCGTGGGGAACACACTCTTGGCCTTCTATGGCATCTTAGGTGATTTGCTGGCCGCTAAACAGGTGTTTGGCGAAATGCTGCATAGAGACGTTGTTTCATGGAACTCACTCATTTCAATGTTTTCATCGAATGGTTTATACTCGGATGCAGTAAGCTTGCTGCTGGAGTTAAAGAGGAGCGACCTTTCAGTGAATTCTGTGAGTCTGATCAGTGCTCTCCCTGCATGTGCTGCACTGCAAGATGAGGATTGTGGAAAGGGAATTCATGGTCTTGCGATAAAGGCTGGTCTGGATTTGGTAGTCACAGTCGGTAATGCATTCATTGATATGTATGGGAAGTGTGGGGACTCAGATGCCTCGATGCGAGCTTTTCAGAGCATGCAGGAAAAGAATGATGTTTCTTGGAACTCTGTTATTGGCAGCCTTGTTCATGCTGGTCTCTATGAGGATGCTTTGGAGAAATTTAAAGAAATGCTAGCAATTAAGGTGAAGCCAAACTCAATCACCATATCAAGTCTTTTACCAGCATTGGTTGAGTTGGGCTGTTTTGATTTGGGGAAAGAGATTCATGGGTATATTATAAGAAACTACATGTATTCTGATGTCTTTGTTGCTAATTCTCTAGTGGACATGTACGCAAAGTCTGGATGTTGGAATAAGGGGTCAGATATTTTCTATAGAATGGATAATTGGAATGTGGTTTCTTGGAATGCAATGATTGCAAATTTTGCGCAGAATGGAGCTGAGTTGGAAGCCATAGGGCTTGTTAAGGAGATGCAGGATTGTGGGGAATTCCCCAATTCGGTTACATACACAAATGTTCTTCCAGCATGTGCTAGAATTGCTTCACTGGTGAAGGGTAAGGAAATTCATGCGAGGTCAATCCGTGTGTGTTCTAATTGTGACTTATTTGTTTCAAATGCTTTGattgatatgtatgtgaaatgtGGAAGGTTTGATCTTGCTCAAAATGTTTTTAATGTATCACAGAGAGATCAAGTGTCTTACAATACCTTAATAGTAGGGTACTCTGAGAGTCCATTGTGTTCAGAAGCTTTGGATTTGTTCCTGGACATGCGATCTGTAGGAATTGAGTACGATGTTGTTTCCATTGTGGGTGCCTTATCTGCATGCGGTAATCTATCTGCACTCAAGCAAGGAAAGGAGATACACTGCTTGTCCATGAGAAAATTGTTCGACACCCATCTCTTTGTGGCAAACTCATTAATAGACTTGTACACTAAATGCGGAAGGATTGCTCTTGGTAAGAAGATCTTTGATAGAATATCAAACAAGGATGTGGCCTCATGGAATGCTATGATCTTAGGGTATGGAATGCAAGGAGAACTGGAAGCTGCAATTAATTTGTTTGATTTGATGAAAGATGAAGGTTTGGAATATGACCATGTTTCTTACATTGCAGTCTTATCAGCGTGTAGCCATGCTGGGCTTGTTGAGAGAGGAAAGAGATATTTCAACCAAATGCTAGCTCAAAACATTAGGCCAACACAGATGCACTATGCTTGCATGGTCGATCTTCTAGGGAGAGCTGGACTGATGACAGAAGCTGCAGATTTAGTAAGAAGCATGCCCTTTGAAGCAGATTCCAATGTTTGGGGTGCATTGCTTGGCGCATGTCGCATCCATGGAAATATTGAGTTAGCTCAGTTGGCAGCAGAACATTTGTTTAAGTTAAAGCCAGGGCACTGTGGATACTATATTTTGCTTTCCAATATGTATGCTGAGGCGGGGAGATGGAATGAAGCAGATCAGGTCAGAGCACTGATGAAATCTAGGAAGGTGAAGAAGAATCCAGGGTGCAGCTGGGTACAGATTGGTAATAAGCTACATGCCTTTTTAGTGGGAGAAGGATCACAGGGTTCTGAGTTAGACCTATGTTATAATGAACTGGTTGAAAGTGAGAGGATGAGTTCAGCATATCTTTAG
- the LOC103969514 gene encoding gamma carbonic anhydrase 1, mitochondrial-like gives MNIFDKVPKVHKDVFVAPSASVIGDVEVGHRSSIWYGCVPRGDVNSIRVGTGTNIQDNSLVHVAKSNLSGKVLPTIIGDNVTVGHSAVLHGCTVEDEAFVGMGAVLLDRVVVEKHGMVAGGALVRQNTKTPSGEVWGGNPARVLKKLSEEEIAFISQSAANYCNLARAHAVENAKPFDEIEFEKMLRKKFARRDEEYGSLGVDRP, from the exons ATGAACATATTTGACAAAGTACCAAAAGTCCACAAGGATGTATTTGTGGCTCCAAGTGCATCTGTTATTGGAGATGTTGAAGTGGGGCACAGATCCTCGATTTGGTATGGATGCGTTCCGAGAG GTGACGTGAACAGCATCCGTGTTGGAACTGGAACTAATATACAAGACAATTCCCTTGTGCATGTAGCAAAATCTAATCTAAGTGGGAAGGTTTTACCAACTATAATTGGAGATAATGTAACAGTGG GTCATAGTGCTGTCTTACATGGATGCACTGTTGAGGATGAAGCATTTGTTGGTATGGGAGCTGTCCTACTTGATAGGGTGGTTGTGGAAAAGCATGGAATGGTTGCTGGCGGAGCCCTTGTAAGACAGAACACAAAAACTCCATCAGGAGAG GTATGGGGAGGTAACCCAGCAAGAGTCCTCAAGAAGCTCTCAGAAGAAGAGATAGCCTTCATTTCTCAGTCAGCAGCCAATTACTGCAATCTGGCCCGAGCGCATGCTGTTGAGAATGCCAAACCATTCGATGAAATTGAGTTTGAGAAGATGCTTCGGAAGAAGTTTGCTCGCCGGGACGAAGAGTATGGTTCACTCGGAGTTGATCGTCCCTGA